A part of Augochlora pura isolate Apur16 chromosome 1, APUR_v2.2.1, whole genome shotgun sequence genomic DNA contains:
- the Beta-spec gene encoding spectrin beta chain isoform X1, whose product MTTDISVVRGGWDPTLQQEIVDEYEYDGGNSSSRLFERSRIKALAGERELVQKKTFQKWVNSHLVRCSCRIGDLYVDLRDGKMLIKLLEILSGDRLPRPTKGKMRIHCLENVDKALQFLREQRVHLENMGSQDIVDGNPRLSLGLIWTIILRFQIQDITIEETENQETKSAKDALLLWCQMKTAGYHNVNVRNFSTSWRDGLAFNAIIHKHRPDLIQFDKLSKANAIYNLNNAFNVAEDKLGLTKLLDAEDIFVDHPDEKSIITYVVTYYHYFSKMKQETVQGKRIGKVVGIAMENDRMIHEYESLTSDLLRWIEGTIEALGDRRFANSLVGVQSQLSQFSNYRTVEKPPKFVEKGNLEVLLFTLQSKMRANNQKPYTPREGKMISDINKAWERLEKAEHERELALREELIRQEKLEQLAARFNRKASMRETWLSENQRLVSQDNFGFDLAAVEAAAKKHEAIETDIFAYEERVQAVMAVSQELEAENYHDIERINARKDNVLRLWTYLLELLRARRMRLELSLQLQQNFQEMLYILDSMEEIKMRLLTDDYGKHLMGVEDLLQKHSLVEADINVLGERVKAVVQQSQRFLEHGEGYRPCDPTIIVERVQQLEDAYAELVRLAVERRARLEESRKLWQFYWDMADEENWIKEKEQIVSTGDIGHDLTTINLLLSKHKALENEIQSHEPQLMSVAAVGDELVRQQHFGSDRITERLQEILGMWNHLLDLAAFRRKRLEEAVDYHQLFADADDIDIWMLDTLRLVSSEDVGRDEANVQSLLKKHKDVTDELKNYASTIDQLHQQASGLGEQDAKSPEVLERLASIDSRYKELMELAKLRKQRLLDALSLYKLFSESDGVEQWIGEKNRMLETMVPAKDIEDVEIMKHRYNGFEKEMYANASRVAVVNQLARQLLHVEHPNSEQIVARQNELNQKWAELREKADHKRDELNSAHGVQTFHIECRETVSWIEDKKRILQQTDSLEMDLTGVMTLQRRLSGMERDLAAIQAKLDALELEAQNIQQQNLEDPEVIRDRIAQIHTIWEQLTHMLKERDAKLEEAGDLHRFLRDLDHFQAWLTKTQTDVASEDTPTTLADAEKLLTQHQNIKEEIDNYTGDYQKMMEYGERLTTEAGDGDTQYMFLRERLNALKMGWEELHQMWVNRQILLSNSLNLQVFDRDARQAEVLLSQQEHILAKDETPVNFEQAEQMIKRHEAFMTTMDANDEKINSVVQFAARLVDQSHFAADKVKKKAENINERRQINREKANQYMEKLKDQLQLQMFLQDCEELGEWVQEKHITAQDETYRSAKTVHSKWTRHQAFEAEIASNKDRLQQLQQAAEELIQQKPELAEIIKPKVAELADQFEELETTTHDKGERLFDANREVLIHQTCDDIDSWMNELEKQIESTDTGSDLASVNILMQKQQMIETQMAVKAKQVTELDKQAEHLQRTVPDDKMEEIKCKKEKVAQRFAQLKAPLIDRQRQLEKKKEAFQFRRDVEDEKLWIAEKMPQATSSEYGNSLFNVHMLKKKNQSLRTEIDNHEPRINLVCNNGQKLIDEGHEDSPEFQTLIPELTEKWKELKDAVEDRNKHLLQNEKAQQYFFDATEAESWMSEQELYMMVEDRGKDEISAQNLMKKHESLEHAVEDYADTIRQLGETARQLINDQHPLADQIAVKQSQVDKLYAGLKDLAGERRAKLDEALQLFMLNREVDDLEQWIAERELVAGSHELGQDYDHVTLLWERFKEFARDTEATGSDRVVAVNGIADSLIAAGHSDAATIAEWKDGLNEVWQDLLELIETRTQMLQASRELHKFFHDCKDVLGRILEKQNAMSDELGRDAGSVSALQRKHANFMQDLSTLQSQVSQIQEESAKLQASYAGDKAREITNREGEVVASWNNLQSLCEERRAKLEDTGDLFRFFNMVRTLMIWMDDVVRQMNTSEKPRDVAGVELLMNNHQSLKAEIDAREDNLLACINLGKDLLARNHYASTQIKDKLAALTDHRNALLHRWEERWENLQLILEVYQFARDAAVAEAWLIAQEPYLMSQELGHTIDEVENLIKKHEAFEKSAAAQEERFSALHRLTTFELKELKRREQEREEEERRKKEEAAAAEAARLAKATPVTSPDEPPSERAEAEGVTSGERTAGEDESHVAHRKASTRTPQPQDKPKEVHAQKPARLSMRGGPSSPTTPSPMKSPQGVSIPSTPKGGSGSESGTLRRKERSRSKSPFRSFRWRKSAKSPSLDRSGVSDDERSISEQRSPTDDEFEGVLQRKHEWESTTKKASNRSWHKVYMVVRGQSLFAYTDQKSYKSAPDQSYKGEAPLDLRGATITVANDYTKRKHVFRVKSQSGSDFLFQAKDDTEMNEWVTALNQSVQGASGASTSRAHTLPAPTQAETKRRSFFTLKKN is encoded by the exons ATGACGACCGACATCTCGGTGGTGCGCGGGGGTTGGGACCCCACGCTACAACAAGAGATTGTCGATGAGTACGAATACGACGGAGGAAACTCGAGCTCGAGACTGTTCGAACGTTCACGAATCAAGGCTTTAGCTG GTGAACGTGAATTAGTACAAAAGAAGACTTTCCAAAAATGGGTGAACTCCCATTTGGTTCGATGCTCATGCCGAATTGGTGATCTATACGTCGACCTCCGGGATGGAAAGATGCTGATTAAACTGCTAGAGATCCTTTCCGGAGATCGTTTACCACGACCAACGAAAGGAAAAATGCGAATCCACTGTTTGGAGAACGTCGACAAAGCGTTGCAATTTTTGCGGGAGCAGAGGGTGCACTTAGAAAACATGGGTTCCCAGGATATAGTCGACGGAAATCCTCGATTGAGCTTGGGTCTGATCTGGACCATCATTCTTCGTTTCCAAATCCAGGACATTACCATAGAGGAAACCGAAAATCAAGAAACAAAATCAGCCAAGGACGCATTGTTGCTCTGGTGTCAGATGAAGACGGCCGGCTATCATAACGTCAACGTGAGAAACTTCAGCACTTCCTGGCGTGACGGACTGGCTTTCAATGCCATCATCCACAAGCATAGACCAGATCTAATCCAGTTCGACAAGCTTTCCAAGGCGAACGCTATCTACAACCTGAACAATGCGTTCAATGTTGCCGAAGACAAGCTGGGACTGACTAAACTCCTGGACGCTGAGGACATATTCGTCGACCATCCGGATGAGAAATCCATCATTACCTATGTAGTCACTTACTATCACTACTTCTCTAAGATGAAGCAAGAAACTGTCCAGGGTAAGAGGATAGGCAAGGTCGTTGGCATCGCCATGGAGAACGATCGAATGATCCACGAATACGAAAGCCTGACCAGTGATTTGTTGCGTTGGATAGAGGGCACCATAGAGGCTCTCGGTGATCGTAGGTTCGCTAACTCGTTAGTAGGCGTTCAGTCTCAGCTTTCCCAATTCTCCAACTATCGAACCGTAGAGAAACCGCCTAAGTTTGTAGAGAAAGGCAACTTAGAAGTGCTTCTGTTCACATTGCAGTCTAAAATGAGGGCTAATAATCAAAAGCCCTATACACCCAGAGAGGGGAAAATGATATCAGACATCAACAAGGCTTGGGAAAGATTGGAGAAAGCTGAGCACGAAAGAGAACTGGCTCTACGAGAAGAACTAATCCGCCAGGAGAAGCTAGAACAGTTAGCAGCAAGGTTCAATCGCAAGGCCAGCATGAGGGAAACCTGGTTGTCCGAAAACCAGCGTTTGGTCTCTCAGGATAATTTCGGTTTCGATTTAGCTGCTGTGGAAGCCGCAGCCAAAAAACACGAAGCTATTGAAACGGACATATTCGCCTATGAGGAGAGAGTCCAGGCAGTAATGGCGGTGTCCCAAGAATTGGAGGCAGAAAATTATCACGACATCGAGCGAATCAATGCTCGCAAAGACAACGTCCTTAGACTATGGACTTATCTTCTGGAATTGTTGCGCGCCAGAAGGATGAGGTTAGAGCTATCTCTGCAGCTGCAACAGAACTTCCAGGAGATGTTGTACATCTTGGACAGCATGGAGGAAATAAAGATGCGTCTCCTGACCGACGACTATGGAAAGCACTTGATGGGCGTAGAAGATCTTTTGCAAAAGCATTCTCTGGTCGAGGCCGATATCAACGTATTGGGAGAAAGGGTGAAGGCTGTCGTCCAACAGAGTCAGAGATTCCTAGAACATGGAGAAGGGTACAGACCCTGCGATCCCACCATCATCGTCGAACGCGTGCAGCAACTCGAGGATGCTTATGCTGAATTAGTTCGACTGGCTGTGGAACGTAGAGCCAGGCTCGAAGAATCTCGCAAACTCTGGCAATTCTATTGGGATATGGCAGACGAAGAGAACTGGATCAAGGAGAAGGAACAGATAGTGTCGACAGGTGACATCGGTCACGATTTGACTACTATAAACTTACTACTGTCGAAACATAAAGCTTTAGAGAACGAAATTCAATCCCACGAACCTCAGTTGATGTCTGTAGCCGCAGTCGGTGACGAACTAGTCCGTCAACAACATTTCGGTTCCGATCGTATTACGGAGAGACTGCAAGAGATTTTAGGAATGTGGAACCATCTACTTGACCTGGCCGCCTTCAGAAGAAAGCGTTTGGAAGAGGCTGTTGACTATCATCAGTTGTTCGCTGATGCCGATGACATAGATATTTGGATGTTGGATACTCTGAGATTGGTATCATCGGAGGATGTTGGCAGAGATGAGGCCAATGTTCAATCGCTGTTGAAGAAACACAAAGATGTTACCGACGAGCTGAAGAATTACGCTAGCACGATCGATCAGCTTCACCAGCAGGCCTCTGGCCTCGGAGAGCAAGATGCTAAATCGCCAGAAGTACTGGAAAGACTGGCTTCCATCGATTCCAGGTACAAGGAGCTGATGGAACTTGCCAAGCTACGCAAACAGAGATTGCTGGACGCTTTGTCCTTGTATAAGTTGTTCAGCGAGTCCGACGGAGTTGAGCAATGGATAGGTGAGAAGAACAGGATGTTGGAAACCATGGTGCCAGCTAAGGACATAGAAGACGTCGAAATCATGAAGCACAGGTACAATGGCTTTGAGAAGGAAATGTACGCTAACGCTTCCCGAGTTGCTGTGGTGAATCAATTAGCTAGACAGCTGCTGCACGTGGAGCATCCGAATTCTGAGCAGATAGTCGCTAGACAGAACGAGCTGAACCAGAAGTGGGCCGAATTAAGGGAGAAAGCAGATCACAAACGTGATGAGTTGAATTCTGCTCATGGTGTTCAAACCTTCCATATTGAGTGTAGGGAGACAGTGTCCTGGATAGAAGACAAGAAACGCATTCTCCAACAGACCGATAGTCTTGAAATGGATTTGACCGGTGTCATGACGCTTCAACGTCGTCTAAGCGGCATGGAACGCGATTTGGCAGCTATTCAGGCTAAGTTGGATGCCTTGGAATTAGAAGCCCAGAATATTCAACAACAGAATTTGGAAGATCCAGAGGTGATTCGCGACAGAATCGCTCAGATACACACTATCTGGGAACAGCTGACGCATATGCTGAAGGAACGTGACGCAAAACTGGAAGAAGCCGGGGATCTGCATAGATTCTTGAGAGATCTTGATCACTTCCAGGCTTGGTTAACCAAGACCCAGACAGATGTAGCCAGCGAAGACACGCCGACTACATTGGCCGATGCTGAAAAGCTCTTGACTCAGCATCAAAATATCAAGGAAGAGATTGACAACTACACAGGCGATTATCAAAAGATGATGGAGTACGGAGAGAGACTGACGACCGAAGCTGGCGACGGAGATACTCAGTACATGTTCCTCAGAGAACGTCTGAATGCGTTGAAAATGGGTTGGGAAGAGCTGCATCAGATGTGGGTGAATAGACAGATTTTGTTATCCAACTCGCTGAACTTACAAGTATTCGATCGCGATGCCCGTCAAGCGGAAGTGTTGCTATCGCAACAGGAGCATATTCTTGCGAAGGACGAAACTCCGGTGAACTTTGAGCAGGCCGAACAAATGATTAAACGACATGAGGCATTTATGACCACGATGGATGCGAATGACGAGAAAATTAACTCGGTGGTGCAGTTCGCAGCCAGATTGGTTGATCAGAGCCATTTCGCTGCAGACAAGGTCAAGAAGAAGGCAGAAAACATTAATGAGCGTCGACAGATCAATCGCGAAAAGGCGAACCAATATATGGAAAAGCTGAAGGATCAGTTGCAGTTACAGATGTTCCTCCAGGATTGCGAGGAGCTCGGCGAGTGGGTGCAAGAGAAGCATATCACTGCGCAAGACGAGACTTATAGGAGCGCCAAGACGGTACACAGTAAGTGGACCAGGCATCAAGCCTTTGAGGCAGAAATAGCTAGTAACAAGGACCGTTTGCAGCAACTGCAGCAGGCTGctgaagaattaattcaaCAGAAGCCTGAACTTGCTGAAATCATTAAACCTAAAGTAGCCGAATTAGCTGATCAGTTCGAGGAACTGGAAACGACTACTCATGACAAGGGTGAACGTCTGTTCGATGCTAACAGAGAAGTTCTTATACACCAGACCTGTGACGACATCGATTCCTGGATGAACGAACTGGAGAAACAAATCGAGAGCACTGATACCGGATCGGACCTTGCGTCGGTGAATATCCTCATGCAGAAACAACAGATGATCGAGACACAGATGGCTGTAAAGGCCAAGCAGGTTACCGAACTGGATAAACAAGCTGAGCACTTGCAGCGCACTGTTCCAGATGATAAGATGGAAGAGATCAAGTGTAAGAAAGAAAAGGTAGCGCAAAGGTTCGCTCAGCTGAAGGCTCCTCTGATAGATCGTCAGCGTCAGttagagaagaagaaagaggcGTTCCAGTTTAGACGTGACGTGGAAGATGAGAAACTCTGGATCGCTGAGAAGATGCCGCAGGCTACCAGCAGCGAGTACGGAAACTCCTTGTTCAATGTGCACATGCTGAAGAAGAAGAACCAGTCGCTACGCACTGAGATTGATAACCACGAGCCCAGAATCAATTTAGTTTGCAACAACGGACAAAAACTTATTGACGAAGGACACGAAGACAGTCCTGAGTTCCAGACATTGATACCGGAACTGACTGAAAAATGGAAGGAGCTGAAGGACGCGGTGGAAGATAGAAACAAACATTTGCTCCAGAACGAAAAGGCTCAGCAGTACTTCTTTGACGCAACCGAGGCCGAGTCCTGGATGAGCGAGCAAGAATTATATATGATGGTTGAAGATCGGGGCAAGGATGAGATATCTGCCCAGAATTTGATGAAGAAGCACGAGTCCTTGGAACATGCTGTCGAAGATTATGCAGATACAATACGTCAGCTTGGTGAGACCGCTAGGCAGCTAATCAACGACCAACATCCACTGGCTGATCAAATTGCTGTGAAACAATCACAG GTCGACAAACTATACGCTGGACTGAAGGATCTAGCTGGCGAACGGCGAGCTAAGCTGGACGAGGCTCTTCAGCTGTTTATGTTAAACAGAGAAGTAGATGATCTGGAGCAGTGGATCGCGGAGAGGGAATTGGTTGCGGGAAGTCACGAATTGGGCCAGGATTATGATCATGTGACCCTTCTCTGGGAACGATTTAAGGAATTTGCCAGAGACACCGAAGCCACAGGTTCCGACCGTGTGGTAGCAGTAAATGGAATTGCGGATTCGTTGATCGCTGCTGGACACTCCGATGCAGCCACCATCGCTGAATGGAAGGATGGCTTGAACGAAGTCTGGCAAGACTTGTTGGAGCTGATCGAAACACGTACACAGATGTTGCAAGCTAGTAGAGAGCTGCATAAGTTCTTCCATGATTGCAAGGATGTCCTTGGAAGAATCCTGGAGAAACAAAATGCGATGTCTGACGAGCTTGGTCGCGACGCTGGTTCTGTGTCCGCTCTCCAGCGGAAACACGCGAACTTCATGCAAGATTTGTCTACTCTACAGAGCCAAGTGTCTCAAATCCAAGAAGAATCAGCCAAGCTACAAGCAAGCTATGCTGGCGACAAAGCTAGAGAGATAACGAATCGCGAAGGAGAGGTAGTAGCTTCTTGGAATAACCTACAGTCTTTGTGCGAGGAAAGAAGAGCAAAACTAGAGGACACCGGTGATCTATTCCGCTTCTTCAACATGGTCAGAACTCTGATGATATGGATGGACGACGTTGTGCGTCAGATGAACACCTCTGAAAAGCCTCGAGATGTTGCTGGAGTAGAGTTACTAATGAACAATCATCAGAGTCTGAAGGCTGAAATCGATGCTAGAGAAGATAATTTGCTGGCGTGTATTAACCTTGGAAAAGATTTGTTAGCTAGGAATCATTATGCCAGTACTCAGATTAAAGACAAGTTAGCTGCCCTCACTGATCATAGGAATGCATTGTTACATCGATGGGAGGAACGTTGGGAGAACTTGCAACTCA TATTGGAAGTCTATCAGTTTGCTAGAGACGCAGCGGTTGCAGAGGCATGGTTAATTGCCCAGGAGCCGTATCTGATGAGTCAGGAACTTGGA cATACCATCGATGAAGTTGAGAATTTGATTAAGAAACACGAGGCCTTTGAAAAATCAGCAGCTGCACAGGAAGAAAGGTTTAGTGCCTTGCATCGACTTACTACG TTTGAGTTGAAAGAACTGAAGAGGAGGGAGCAAGAacgagaagaggaagagagacgcAAGAAAGAGGAAGCTGCGGCAGCTGAAGCAGCTCGGTTAGCTAAAGCAACACCAGTTACCAGTCCAGATGAACCGCCCAGTGAaag AGCCGAAGCTGAAGGTGTAACCAGTGGAGAACGTACAGCTGGTGAGGACGAATCGCATG TGGCACATCGCAAGGCTTCTACACGTACACCACAGCCTCAAGACAAGCCCAAGGAAG TGCATGCTCAGAAACCTGCACGTCTATCCATGCGAGGAGGACCATCATCACCTACCACCCCCTCGCCTATGAAATCTCCGCAAGGTGTATCGATTCCATCAA CTCCAAAAGGTGGAAGCGGTTCCGAATCTGGTACATTAAGACGTAAGGAACGTAGTCGCAGCAAGTCGCCATTCAGAAGTTTCCGCTGGAGAAAATCCGCCAAATCGCCGAGTTTAGATCGCAGTGGCGTGAGTGATGATGAACGCAGCATATCCG AACAACGAAGTCCCACCGACGACGAATTCGAGGGTGTATTACAACGAAAGCACGAATGGGAGAGCACAACGAAGAAGGCATCTAATCGGTCCTGGCACAAGGTGTACATGGTCGTTCGCGGGCAAAGTCTGTTTGCATACACGGATCAAAAGTCGTACAAGTCTGCACCTGACCAATCTTATAAAGGAGAAGCTCCTCTCGATCTCAGGGGCGCTACCATCACCGTGGCGAATGATTATACCAAGAGGAAACATGTCTTCCGAGTAAA GTCGCAAAGCGGATCAGACTTCTTGTTCCAGGCCAAAGATGACACCGAGATGAATGAATGGGTCACGGCACTGAACCAATCAGTGCAGGGTGCATCGGGCGCAAGTACATCCAGGGCACACACCTTGCCCGCACCAACGCAAGCCGAGACCAAGAGACGTAGTTTCTTCACTCTCAAGAAAAA